Genomic DNA from Sphingomonas hankookensis:
CGGCATGGCCGCCGGCGCCGGTGCAGACGAGGATCAGGCCATCGGCGCCCTTTTCCACCGCCTTGTGGGCGAAGCGGTCGTCGATGACGTCGTGCAGCGTGATCCCGCCCCAGCCCTGGACGGCGGTGTTCAGGTCCTCGCGCGCGCCGAGCGAGGTGATGACGATCGGCACCTTCCATTTGGCGCAGGTCGTCAGGTCCGCCTCCAGCCGGTCGTTGGAGCGGTGGACGATCTGGTTGACCGCGAAGGGCGCGGCGGGGCGGTCCGGGTTGGCGCGGTCGTGGGCGGCCAGTTCCTCTGTAATGCGGTGGAGCCATTCGTCGAGCTGCGCCTGCGGCCGGGCGTTCAGCGCCGGGAAGGAGCCGACGATCCCGGCCTTGCACTGGGCGATGACCAGATCGGGGCCGGAGATGATGAACAGCGGCGACCCGATGACCGGGATCGTCAGCCTGTCGAAGAGAGAAGGAAGCGCCATATGAGTTTCATAGCGCAACCGTAATCACTGTCCAGCGGCGAAAGTTGGCGAAGGTTACGGTACGTCGAAGTTTATAACGACCAGATTTCGTTGTTCTGCAATGACTTGCAGGGCAACTTCGGCGTGGAAGTCGACACTTGTGGTTCAATCGGTGCGTCGAGCGGTGCCGGGCAATGTCAAAGAGCCGGAACAGCATGCATGTTTCGGCCAAGTAGGAAAGTCAGCCGGTCACGACCTGATAGAGCAGCACCAAGTTGAGCACGATCACCGCCGCGCAGATGACCCATGCGGCCAGCGCCAGTACCGGGCGGTTGGCGAAGTCGCCCATCTTGCCCCGGTCGCCGGTGAAGCGGACCAGCGGATAGACGGCGAAGGGCAGCTGGAGGCTCAGCACGACCTGGCTGGCGATCAGCAGCTGCGCCGTGCCGCTTTCGCCATAGAGGCTGGCGACGATGACGGCGGGGACGATCGCGATCAGCCGGGTGACGATCCGGCGGATCCACGCCGGCAGGCGGATGTTGAGGAACCCTTCCATCACGATCTGTCCGGCGAGCGTCCCGGTGATGGTCGAGTTCTGGCCCGAGGCGAGCAGCGCGACCGCGAACAGGATGCTGGCGGCACCGGCACCCAGCATCGGGGTCAGCAGCTGATAGGCGTCCTGGATTTCGGCGACGTCGGTGCGGCCCGCGGTGTGGAAGGTCGCAGCGGCGAGGATCAGGATCGATCCGTTGATGAACAGCGCGAGCATCAGCGCGACCGAGCTGTCGATCGTCGCCAACTTCACCGCCTCACGCCGACCCTCCGGCGTCCGATCGAAGCTGCGCGTCTGCACGATCGAGGAGTGCAGATAGAGGTTGTGCGGCATCACGGTCGCGCCGAGAATGCCGATCGCGATGTAGAGCATCGCCGGATTGGTCACGATCTCGGTTCGCGGGATCAGCCCCTCGGCGATCGCGGCGAGCGAGGGTTGCGCGAGGAACAGTTCCACCGCGAAGCAGCCGGCGATGATGATGAGCAGCGCGACGATGAACGCTTCCAGCTTGCGAAAGCCATATTGCTGGAGCAGCAGGATCAGCATCACGTCGACGGCGGTGATGCACACGCCCCAGACGAGCGGGATACCGAAGAGCAGTTGCAGCGCGATGGCGGTGCCGATGACCTCCGCAAGGTCGCAGGCGATGATCGCCAGCTCGCACAGCACCCACAGGACCCAGCGGATCGGCGAGGGATAATATTCGCGACACGCCTGGGCGAGGTCGAGGCCGGTGACGATGCCGAGCTTGGCCGACAGCGATTGCAGCACCATCGCCATGATGTTCGACAGCAGGATGACCGACAACAGCGTATAGCCGAACGCCGAACCGCCGGCGATGTCGGTCGCCCAGTTGCCCGGGTCCATATAGCCGACCGCGACGAGATAGCCGGGGCCGGCAAAGGCACCGAGCTTGCGCCAGAACTGCCCGGCGCCGGCTGGAACCGGCACGGTGCGAAACGAGCCGGGCAGGCTGGGGCGCCGCTCGGGAGCGTCTGCGCTGGTCGGAGGGGCCATGCGATACGCTCCCGAAATCAGACGTTAGACGGCGTTGCTGGTCTTCAGCGCGCCATTGACCCCCGCCGGGAAGAAGCCGCCGGCCGAGACCGAGGCGCGGGTCAGGTAATGGATGTTGAGCACCTGCGCCGGCAGGCGGCTGAAGGTCAGCGCGCTGCCGTCGGTCGGCACGATGTTCGACGCGTTGTTGACCGGCTTCACCCCCTGATCGGTGTCGTTGGCACCTTCGAGGTCGTCGCGGGCCTTCGACAGGGCTTCGGTCGCATCGAGGATCGCCGGGGTGGCGATGCCCTTGCGATACAGCGCAGCGCGGATCAGGCCGGCATGATAGGCCTTGGCCGAGACCATGCCCGCAATCGCGTCGATGAACGCCGCGCCGGTCACGCCGGCGGTGATGCCGCGATAGGCGGTGACGGCGACGTCGGCGAACACGAACGCGCCGAGCATGACCTGTTCGTCGGTGGCATAGACGTCATAGGTCGCCGCCGTGCCGGTGATGAGCCCCGCCGTCCGGGCAAGGTTCGAGAAAGCGCTGGTCGCGGTGACGCCGAGGTCGATCGCCGGCTGGGCGATGACCGGGGTCCCGATCGTGCGGCGCAGCAGCGCGACCTGTGCCCGGGTGTCGGCGGCGATTTCGCGCGCGAACTGGCCGAGGACGGGATCGGCGAACACGCGCTGGCGCCCGCCGCTGGCGGCCCCGGCGGTGCCGGCTCCGGTCAGCAGGTCGGCGGACAGGCCGGCGCCGGTCGTGACGACGCTGAAATACTGCGCCTCGAGATAGGCGAGGTTCAGCGCGAAGTTCAGCACATCGGCATCGGTCAGCGGCGTCGAGGACGGCGTCGGCGTGGGCGACGTCGTTGCAGTCGGCGTGGGGGTGGGCGTCGGGGCCGGGTTGCTGTTGTTCCCGCCACAGGCAGCGAGCAGCGACGCGCCGGCCATGACGGCCGACACGCTGCCCGCGCTGCGCAGGAAGTCGCGGCGATCGGCGCGGCGGCTATCGTTGGTGTCGAGCACCGACAGGATCGATTCGTTGGTCATCTGGGTCGCTCCCGAAAGGCTCAGTTCGCCGCGCTGGACTTGATGGCGCCGTTGACACCGGCGGGGAAGAAGCCGCCCGTCGTGACGGCGTTCCGGTTCAGATAGGCGATGTTGAGCACCTGTCCGGTGGTGCGGCCATAGGGGAGGCCGTTGGTGGAATCGAACGGCATGATGTTCGACTGGTCCTCGATCGGGCGCACGCCCTGATCGATGTCGCTGGCGCCGTCGAGATCGTCGCGCGCCTTCGAGATCGCTTCGGTCGAATCGATCAGCGTCGGGGTGGTCAGCCCGCGCATGTACAGTGCCGAGCGGATCATCGCCGCGTGATAGGATTCGGCGGCGAGGATGCCCGACGCCGCCTGACGGATCAGCGCGTTGGCGATGCCGCCCATCGCGCCGCGATAGGCGGTGACGCCGACATCCTCGAACAGGAAGGCGGCGAGCAGGAAATTGTCGTCATTCTCATAGGGATCGAACGTCGCGCCCTGACCGATCAGGCCGGCGGCACGCGCGGCGTTCGAAAAGGCGCTGGTCGCGGTCGCGCTGATGTCGATGTTCGGCATCGCGATTGCCCCGGTGCCCAGCGCGTTGCGCAGGAATTCGACGTGCGCCACTTCGTCCTGTGCGATTTCGCGGGCATAGTTGGCGACGATCGGGTCGCTCAGATTGGCCTTCTTGCCGCCGGTCACGGTCCCGGCGGTGCCGGTGCCGGTCAGCAGCGTGGCAGCCAGGCCGGTGCCGTTGGCGGCGAACGCATAGAATTGCGCTTCGAGATATTCGAGGTTCAGCGCGAAGTTCAGCACGTCGAGGTCGGTGAAACCGCTGCTGTTCGTTGCGGTCGGCGTCGGGGTCGGCGTCGGCGTGCCGCTGGGCGTCGGGGTGGGCGAGTTGTCGTCGTTGCCGCCGCACGAGGTCAGCGCGAGGCCGGTGCCGACCGCCGCCACCGCGCCAAAGGCACGGAAGAAGTCCCGGCGTTCCTCGCGTCGGCGCACCCGCGCGTCGAGGGCTGCAACCATCTGTGTCTCGTCGGTCATCTACCGGTTCCCTTAAACCCTGGCGGCCCCGTTCCGTGGATGACGGAACGACCCGGACCTCTCCTTCGATGATATGCGGGTCAGGCCGACCGACATATCGCTGTAGCGTGCTGTATTGGCTGTCGTGCCGCGATGCTACCCCCCAGCGACCGGCGGAGGCGCGATCGATTCCCGCAGGATCAGGCGGTGTTCGTGGGCGATGGTCGCCGGGACCGGCGTGCCGGACAGCTGATCGAGCAGCAACGACGTCGCGCTGACCGCCATGTCGAACACCGGCTGGCGCATGGTGGTGATGCGCGGCCAGGTGATGCGGGCGATTTCCGAATCATCGAACCCGACGATCGACAGGTCGCGCGGCACGTCGATGCCCAGTTCGCGCGCGGCCATCAGCGCGCCGACCGCCATGTCGTCGTTCTGGGCAAGGATCGCGGTCGGCCGGTCGGGCCGGTCGAGCAGGGTCCGCGCGGCGGCAAAGCCCGAATCGAAGGTGAACAGGCCGTCGATGACCCGCGTCGGATCGATCCGAGCGCCGGCGGCGGCGAAGGCGTCGGCATAGCCGGTCATGCGCGCGCTGCTGGCGGCATGGGTCGGATCGCCCTTGATGATGCCGATGCGGCGATGGCCCTGCGCCAGGACGGCGCCGGCGACTTCGGCCGCGGCGACCACGTCGTCGACGACGACGCCCGGCACGATATCGTCGAACTGGGTCGGCGAGATGCGGGCGAACGGCATCCCGATCCCGACCAGTTCGTCGAGGATGCGGCGGCTGTCGGATGCCGGCGGGGCGAGCACCACGCCGTCGATCGCGGCCGAGCGCAGCAGACCGACGACCTCATCCGCATGGTCGTTGACCGAACGCACCGGCAGCACGACCAGCCGGTAGCGTTCGCCGCGCAACCGGTCGAGCACGCCCATCTGCAGGTCGACGCCATAGCTGGGCGAGGGATTTTCATAGACCAGCCCGATCAGGTAGGAGCGTTGCCGCGCCAGCCCCTGCGCCATGATGTTGGGGTGATAGTCGAGCACGCGCACCGCTTCGCGCACCCGGTCGCGCACCGCATCGGTGACGTGCGGTTCGCCGTTCAGCACGCGGGACACGGTTTTCGTCGATACCGCCGCATGGCGCGCGACATCGACGATGGTGATGCGCCGGGACGGGCGCGATCGCGGGGATTTCATGGGCGCCATCTTCCTCCACGCCGCCGCGCGCATGTCAACCTTCGCAGGTGCGAAGATGACGCGATCTTCATGTGCCGCCCATCCGCCGGACGCCCGGCATGGCGCAGGGTGGCGGCGAAGGAGGTGGCGATGGACGCGATCGGGCGCAGGTCGGGAATGCCGGTACGCGGGATCGCGCTGAGCGGTCTGGTCGCCCTTGCCCTGGTCGGACCCAGCGTCCTTGCCAGCGGGCGGAGCGCAGTGACGGCCGGCGGCGCGACGCTGTCCGTTACCCAGGCGCCGGACGGGTTGATCGTCACCAGCCTGGAGACTGGTGGCGCCTCTGCACAAGCGGGGCTGCGCGTCGGCGATGTGATCGACCGGGTCGACGGATCGGGCGCGCCGACGCCGGACATGCTGCTGCGTGCGGAGGGCGACGGCGTCGCGCGCCTGCATGTCGCGGCAAGGGGTGACGGCGTGGGCCGCACGCTGATATGGCGGCGACCAACGGAGGGCCAAGGTGAAGATCCTGATCGTCGAGGACGATGAACAAACCGCCAGCTATATCGCCAAGGGGCTGACCGAGGCCGGGTTCAACGTCGATCGCGCCACCAACGGGCGCGACGGGCTGTTCCATGCCATTGACGGCGGCTACGACTGTATCGTCATGGACCGGATGCTGCCGCAGATGGACGGCATGGCGGCGGTCGCGGCGATGCGGGCCGCCGGGGTCGCTACGCCGGTGCTGATCCTGTCGGCCATGGGATCGCCCGACGACCGGGTCGCCGGGCTGACCCAGGGGGCCGACGACTATCTGACCAAGCCGTTCGTGTTCGCCGAACTGCTCGCCCGCGTCCGGCTGCTGACCCGGCGGCAACAGGCGGGCGGGCCGGCGGTCGAGACGAAGCTCGTCTGCGACGATCTGGAGATGGATCTGCTTGCCCGGCGGGTGCGGCGGGGGACGCGGGTCATCGACCTGCAACCGCGCGAGTTCCGGCTGCTCGAATATCTGCTGCGCCATGCCGGGCAGGTGGTGACCCGCACCATGTTGCTGGAGGGCGTGTGGGACTATCATTTCGATCCGGGCAGCAACGTGACCGACGTGCATATCAGCCGGCTGCGGCGCAAGATCGACGAGGGTGAGGAACGCCGGCTGCTGCATACGGTGCGCGGGTCGGGCTATAAGCTGGGAGCCGACGCCTGATCCGGTGGAGCCGGTCGGCGACGCTGCGCTTTGCCGCGCTGGTGTTCGCGTTGCAGATTGCCGGGTCGGCGGTCGTGCTGTTGACGGTCCGGTCGATTACCGAAAAGCAGCTGACCGCCAATGCCACCGACGAGGCGGGGCGATTGCGCGCGACGCTGCTGGACGGATGGGCGTCGGGCGGGGTCGACCGGCTGGTGCGCGTCGCCGAGGCGCGGCTGGACCGGAGCGACCGGCCGCAATCGGTCGTGCTGGTGATCGGGCGCGACGGGCGGGTGCTGGCGGGCAATGTGGCGGCATGGCCCCCGAATGTCGTGATCGGACCGCCATCGACCATCGAAATCTTTCGCGTGGCGCGCAGCCAGCCGGAGGCGATGCGGGTGATCGGCACCGTCCTGCCCGATGGGACGCGGCTGCTGACCGGCCATGTGATCGAGGGCGAGCTGGCGTTCGTCGGCGCGATGGAGGCGGCGATGGTCGCGGCGATGGTCGTCGCGCTGCTGCTGGCCGCCCTGGCCGGATGGGCGGCGGCGCGGCTGATCGCGGCGCGGCTCGGGCGGACGGCACAGACGGTGGCGGCGGTGACGGCGGGCGATCTGGCGCAGCGGGTCGCGCTGGACGGGGGCAACGACGCGTTCGAGGCGCTGGGCCGGTCGGTCAATGCGATGCTCGACCGGATCGCGATGCTGGTCGGCGAGCTGAAGCTGGCGACCGATGGGCTGGCGCATGACCTGCGCTCCCCGCTGACCCGGCTGCGCGCGACGCTGGAACGCGCGCTGGCGGCGGCGGAGAGCGAGGAGGGGCGGGTCGCGGTGCTGCGGGCGATGGATGAGGGCGACCGGTTGCTCGGGATGCTCGACACCGCGCTGCGCATCACGCGGGCGGAGGCGGGCATCGGGCGGGAGGCGTTCCAGCCGGTCGACCTGTCCGCGCTGGTCGCCGATGTCGCCGACATGTTCGAACCGCTGGCCGAGGACCGCGGGCTGGCGATCCGCGTCGTGGATGGCGGCGGTGTGACCGTTCCCGCCAATCGCGAAATGATCGGACAGGCGGTGGCAAATATGGTCGATAACGCATTGAAATATGGCGCTGGTGTTATCCGGGTCGGCGTCGAGCAGGCGGAGGGCAGCGTGGCGATCATCGTTGCCGACGATGGTCCGGGTATCCCACCCGACCGGCGCGACGATGCGCTGCGGCGCTTCGGGCGACTGGATGCGGCGCGGACCGAAAGCGGGGCGGGCCTGGGCCTGTCGTTGGTTGCGGCGGTCGCGCATCTGCATGGCGGCACGCTGGAGCTGGGCGACAATGCGCCGGGGCTGGTCGCGCGGATGACGATCGCCGTGTAGGGTCAGGCGAGGCGGTGCGGGGTCGGGTCGCCGCGTTCGGCGACCAGTTGTCGATGGGCGATGGTCAGGCAGTCGCGATAGGACGCGGTCACGGAGTCGATTTCGGTGCCGGCAAGTTGCGTGACATGGGCGAGGGCGGCGTCTTCCGCCATGGTGGCCACCAGCGAGGCAGCGACGGTTTCGTCGAGGCCGAGGCGTGACAGCAGCATGCGGGTGGCCCGGACCCGCATGCGAAATTCGAAGTCGAGCAGGCGCGCGGTTTCATGCTCCGCCTTCTTGCGCATCGCCCGGCCCAGATCGAATACCATGAGCTATCAGCTAGGATGCCGGGAGGACTCGGGCAAGGTGGCGGTCGATGCTCCAAGGGGCTGCCTTTGCCGTGCCGTATTTCGCGGGAACATTCCTTGACCGGAAGGAGACGGGCGATGTGGGCGTTGCTTCTGTTGATGCAGGCGGGCACCGAACCGCCCGCGCGGATCGACCTGACGCCGCTGTCGCCCGAACCGAAATGCGGCAAGGCGGAAGACGACGGCGAGATCGTCGTGTGCGGCGAGCGCGACAGCCGCCGCTATCGCCTGAATGCCCCGCCCGCTGCGGCGGAAGAGCCGATGCGGGCGGAAGTGCGGATTGGTGACGCCAAGGCCGCGGTCGAGGGTGAGAGCGCGGCGCTGGGCAGCGGGATCACGATCCCACGACTGATGGTGCGGCTGAAGATTCCCTTCTGACCTCACGCCGCCTCCACCCGGCCGCTGCGCTCCAGCTTTCCCCATCCGACCACGAACCCGCCGATCGCCGAGGCGATGGCGCGCAGCACGACCCAGTACATGATCTGCCGGTACACCAGCCGCTGCGCGACGAGCAGATGGGCGGGATAGCGCGTCTTGTTGCCGTCGAGCCGATAGGCGATCCAGCCGCAGAAGACGTCGATCGCGGTGAAGCACAGCCAGTACAGGCCCATCTGCCCGACATCGCCGCTGGTCTGTGCCCAGCCATGCTGCGCGACGCGGACGGCCGTGCCGACGATCGACAGGATCAGCGCGAGGTCGATCAGCGGCGAGATGGCGGCGAAGAAGATCTGGAACAGCCATGCCTGGGGCAGGCCGATCCGGGCGAGGCCAGCGGGCTTGCCGGTCAGCAGCACGCGGCGATGCTTCCACAGGCATTGCAGCGTGCCGAACGCCCAGCGATAGCGCTGCTTGGCGAGCGCCTTGAAGCTCTCGGGCGCTTCGGTCCACGCGACGGCGCGCGGGTCGTAGGTGACGCGCCAGCCGGCGCGCTGGATGGCGATGGTCAGGTCCTGATCCTCGGCCAGCGTGTCCTCCGGATAGCCGCCGACCGCATCCAGTGCCGCGCGCCGCCAGGCACCGACCGCGCCGGGCACCACCGTCATCGCATCGAACCCGGCGAGTGCGCGGCGTTCGAGATTCTGCGCGGTGATATATTCGACCGCCTGCCAGCGGGTGACGAGGTTCACCCGGTTGCCGACCCGCGCATCGCCCGCGACCGCCCCCAGCTTCGGATCGGCGAACCAGCGCGCCAGCCGGGCGATGGTCGTCGGTTCGAACTGGGTATCGGCGTCCAATGCGATGATCACCTCGCCCTCCGCCTGCAACAGCGCGCGGTTCAGCGCCGCCGCCTTGCCGCCATTGGCGAGCGTCAGCAGCGTGACGCGCGGATCGCGGGCGAAGCGGTCGCGCACGACGGCGCTGGTGGCGTCCTTCGACCCGTCATCGGCGACGATCACCTGCAGCCCCGGATAGTCGCTGGCCAGCACCCGCGCGACCGAATCGGCGATTACCCGCTCCTCATTATATGCCGGGATGATGACCGAGACGCTGGGATGATAGTCGGGCGGGGTCGGGCGCGTCCGCCGCGACTGGAACCATGCCAGCGCCGCCATCAGCACCGCGCGCGCCATGCCGAGACCGATGGCGAGGTAGAACAGCCAGGCGAGGCCGACCGCAATCGCCGCCAGCACGATGAAGATGGCGACATCGGTGCGGACCGCCGCGAGGTCGCGTCCGGTCACCGCCGGCATCGCGACGGCGCGCGGCACGCCGACCAGCTGCGATGCGGTGACGAAGTGATAGCCCTTCGCCTTCAGGATCGCGATGATTTGCGGCAGGGCATCGACCGTCTGCTGCCGGTCGCCGCCGCCATCGTGCAGCAGCACGACGTTGCGCGAACTGTCGGCGCTGGCGTCCTCGACCTGCTCCACCACCTGCCGCACGATCGCGTCGGTGCCCGGCCGCTGCCAGTCGTTGGGATCGACGTGCAGCCCGACGACGGTGTAGCCGAGGTCCTGCGCCAGCAGCGCGGGTGCGATTTCGTCCATCGTCGTCGGTTCGGCATCGCCGAAATAAGGCGCGCGGAACAGCGTGGTCGACCGGCCGGTATAGGCCTGAATCAGCCGCTGGGTGGCATTCAGCTCCAGCTTGGTCGTGCGTTCGCCGGTCGTGGCGAGGTTGGGGTGGGTGTAGCTGTGGTTGCCGATCTCGTCGCCATCGGCCACGATCCGCTGCAACAGCGCCGGATGTTCGAGCGCGTTTTCGCCGACGACGAAGAAGGTGGCGGGCACCCCGGCCTTTTCCAGCGCGTCGAGGATCGGCGGCGTCCACGTAGCGTCGGGGCCGTCGTCGAAGGTCAGCGCGATCGCCTTCGGATCGGCGCTGCCGGTGCGCTGCACGACATAGGGGGTAGGGAGCGCGGTGTAGCGTTCGTCGGCGATCATGCCGTCGCGGTCGAATTGCAGCAGGCGGTGGCCATCCGTCGGGCGGCTGGTGATGCGCAGCACTTCGCCCGATCCCTCGACATCGACATTGACCGCGCTTCGCAGGCGGCCGAGCCGCGGCACGCGCCCGGCGGTGCGGAAGGCGGCGAAATCGTTCCAGATGCCGGCATCCTCGCTGCCCAGTCGCCACAGCGCGACATCGTCCAGCCCCAACCGACGCAGCGCCGCCAGTTCGTTCCAGCTGGTCGCGGCGTCGAGCATCCACAGCTGATGGCGGCTGCCGCGTTCGTCGTCATAGGTGAAGCCGGCATTGCCGCTCGACCGGTCGAAGCCGACCGGGGCCGATGAGTCGTGCGCGGCGAGCCAGGCTTCCTCGATCGAGAGCGCATCGGCGCCGCCATCGTGCCAGTCATAGGCATAGCTGCCGAGCGCCACGACCAGCTTGTCGCGACCGACCTGGCGAATGGCCTGTTCGACCTGATCGACGAACCAGGGTTGCGACGCGATGGGGCCGGGGGTGCCGCTTTCCCAATGTTCGTCATAGGCCATCAGGATCACCCGGTCGGTGGCGCGGGCGATATCGGCCAGTCGCCATTCGGGATCGCCCGCCGGCGCGGTGACGGCGAGGATCGCGCCCTTGGGCAGGGCGGCGTGGAGCTGCGCGAGGAAGGCGGGATAGCGGGCGACCGCTGCGGCGGGCAGGCTTTCATAGTCCATGACCAGACCGGCGGCGTGATGCGCCTGCGCATAGCCGGCCAGCTGCGCCACCAAAGCCGCGCGGGCCTGCGGATCGGCCAGCATCTTTGCGGCCCCTGCGCCGTCCCAGTTTTCGTCGGTCAGGTTCTGCACCATCGGCAGCACCTTCGGCGCGTGGCGCGTGGCGGCCATGAGCTGTGTCAGGCGTGGATCGTCGATCGCATGGACCTGCTGCCCGACGACGGTGACGAAGGCCGGCACGACCCAGTCGAGGCCGGTCATGTGCCGCTGGAGCGACGACAGCCCGCCGGCGGTGTCGGGGACGTAGAAGCCGATGGTCAGCGGCGATCCCGGCGTCGGCGCGCTGGTGCGGGGCAGCCAGCGGCGATGGTTCGCCAACCCGTCGTTGCGCGGCGCGAAGGCTTCGCCATGCCGCCGCGCGAAGGGCAGGGGCATGCCGAGCGTGCGCGGCGTCAGTACGAGTGTCGTCGCAAAGGCGATCGCCGCCAGCACGACCGCCAGGATCAGCAGCGCGACCCCGCGCCTCGCCCAGATGCCGCGCCGGCCGGTGGGATCGAAGAAGATGGGCTTGCTCACGTGGCGGCGACCTCAATAACGACTGTGCCGGCCGCGTTACGGGATCGGGCCGCGCCGGGCGGTGAGCGCCACATGAATTTTTGGTCACGCGGGCAGGACGGCGCGTGATGCCGCTTTGCAACAGGTTGCGCATTCCGGATTATTGATGATCGATACGACCCGGCATGAATTGACAGCCCCCCGACAAAGCATAGGATGCCGCAATCACGGCGTTTTCCGGGCCGTTCGAAGTATAGGGGGATTTACATGGTACAGCGTCGATCGGCGGCTTTCCGCCGGATGGCTCGTTGCGCGTTGCTGACATCGGTGATGCCGTTCGCCGTGCAGGCACAGGCGCAGGAGCGTCCGACGGAGTCCGTCCATGCACCGCATGCCGGCACGATCTCCGCCGCACCGGTGAGCGTTGCTCCGATCGGCAGCGCGCCGGTCAGTGTCGCTCCGCTGGGCATTGCGCCGGGTGGTGTGATGCCGGGCGGGTCGTCGGTCGACGAGCCGCAGGTCGTCATCAACCCGCCGGGCACGCCCACGACGGCACGCGACCCGAACGACATCACCGGCGTCGGGCAGATGTTCATCAATCAGGGCGGCGGCAGCCTGAGCCTGTGCACCGGCACGCTGGTCAACCCGCGCATGGTGATCCTGGCGGCGCACTGCATGAACACCAGTCCGGCCAGCGCCTATGGCACCGAAACCGGCAACAAGCAGATGGCGTTCGGTTTCAAGGCCGATAACCTGCAGGGCGTGCGCGACTGGCTGTTCGGTAATCCCACGACCGGCGTGACCGCGTTCCGGTCGACCCCCGCCAATGCGATGTTCAACGTCAATCAGGTGTCGTACCTGACCGACTCGCTGAAGCCCGAAAATCGCGGCTTCCTGCAGGCCGACGTCGCCATTGCGACGCTCGACACGCCGGCGGTCGGTATCCCGGCATGGGCGCTGCTGTTCTCGGCACTGCCCGCGCCGTCGTCGATCAACAACGCCACCGGCACCGGCTATCATGTCGTCATCACCGGTTATGGCCGCA
This window encodes:
- a CDS encoding NAD(P)H-dependent flavin oxidoreductase; protein product: MALPSLFDRLTIPVIGSPLFIISGPDLVIAQCKAGIVGSFPALNARPQAQLDEWLHRITEELAAHDRANPDRPAAPFAVNQIVHRSNDRLEADLTTCAKWKVPIVITSLGAREDLNTAVQGWGGITLHDVIDDRFAHKAVEKGADGLILVCTGAGGHAGRLNPFAFTQEVRQWFDGPLALSGAIANGGAVLAAQAAGADLAYVGSPFIATAEANAVAAYKQAVVDGRADDIVYSNLFTGVHGNYLRASIVAAGLDPDALPDSDASKMNFGSGAKAWKDIWGAGQGIGAVDAVLPAADRIARMAEEYRAARTRLAL
- a CDS encoding Nramp family divalent metal transporter, with translation MAPPTSADAPERRPSLPGSFRTVPVPAGAGQFWRKLGAFAGPGYLVAVGYMDPGNWATDIAGGSAFGYTLLSVILLSNIMAMVLQSLSAKLGIVTGLDLAQACREYYPSPIRWVLWVLCELAIIACDLAEVIGTAIALQLLFGIPLVWGVCITAVDVMLILLLQQYGFRKLEAFIVALLIIIAGCFAVELFLAQPSLAAIAEGLIPRTEIVTNPAMLYIAIGILGATVMPHNLYLHSSIVQTRSFDRTPEGRREAVKLATIDSSVALMLALFINGSILILAAATFHTAGRTDVAEIQDAYQLLTPMLGAGAASILFAVALLASGQNSTITGTLAGQIVMEGFLNIRLPAWIRRIVTRLIAIVPAVIVASLYGESGTAQLLIASQVVLSLQLPFAVYPLVRFTGDRGKMGDFANRPVLALAAWVICAAVIVLNLVLLYQVVTG
- a CDS encoding ferritin-like domain-containing protein, which codes for MTNESILSVLDTNDSRRADRRDFLRSAGSVSAVMAGASLLAACGGNNSNPAPTPTPTPTATTSPTPTPSSTPLTDADVLNFALNLAYLEAQYFSVVTTGAGLSADLLTGAGTAGAASGGRQRVFADPVLGQFAREIAADTRAQVALLRRTIGTPVIAQPAIDLGVTATSAFSNLARTAGLITGTAATYDVYATDEQVMLGAFVFADVAVTAYRGITAGVTGAAFIDAIAGMVSAKAYHAGLIRAALYRKGIATPAILDATEALSKARDDLEGANDTDQGVKPVNNASNIVPTDGSALTFSRLPAQVLNIHYLTRASVSAGGFFPAGVNGALKTSNAV
- a CDS encoding ferritin-like domain-containing protein codes for the protein MTDETQMVAALDARVRRREERRDFFRAFGAVAAVGTGLALTSCGGNDDNSPTPTPSGTPTPTPTPTATNSSGFTDLDVLNFALNLEYLEAQFYAFAANGTGLAATLLTGTGTAGTVTGGKKANLSDPIVANYAREIAQDEVAHVEFLRNALGTGAIAMPNIDISATATSAFSNAARAAGLIGQGATFDPYENDDNFLLAAFLFEDVGVTAYRGAMGGIANALIRQAASGILAAESYHAAMIRSALYMRGLTTPTLIDSTEAISKARDDLDGASDIDQGVRPIEDQSNIMPFDSTNGLPYGRTTGQVLNIAYLNRNAVTTGGFFPAGVNGAIKSSAAN
- a CDS encoding LacI family DNA-binding transcriptional regulator, with the protein product MKSPRSRPSRRITIVDVARHAAVSTKTVSRVLNGEPHVTDAVRDRVREAVRVLDYHPNIMAQGLARQRSYLIGLVYENPSPSYGVDLQMGVLDRLRGERYRLVVLPVRSVNDHADEVVGLLRSAAIDGVVLAPPASDSRRILDELVGIGMPFARISPTQFDDIVPGVVVDDVVAAAEVAGAVLAQGHRRIGIIKGDPTHAASSARMTGYADAFAAAGARIDPTRVIDGLFTFDSGFAAARTLLDRPDRPTAILAQNDDMAVGALMAARELGIDVPRDLSIVGFDDSEIARITWPRITTMRQPVFDMAVSATSLLLDQLSGTPVPATIAHEHRLILRESIAPPPVAGG
- a CDS encoding PDZ domain-containing protein; translation: MCRPSAGRPAWRRVAAKEVAMDAIGRRSGMPVRGIALSGLVALALVGPSVLASGRSAVTAGGATLSVTQAPDGLIVTSLETGGASAQAGLRVGDVIDRVDGSGAPTPDMLLRAEGDGVARLHVAARGDGVGRTLIWRRPTEGQGEDPDRRGR
- a CDS encoding winged helix-turn-helix domain-containing protein, coding for MKILIVEDDEQTASYIAKGLTEAGFNVDRATNGRDGLFHAIDGGYDCIVMDRMLPQMDGMAAVAAMRAAGVATPVLILSAMGSPDDRVAGLTQGADDYLTKPFVFAELLARVRLLTRRQQAGGPAVETKLVCDDLEMDLLARRVRRGTRVIDLQPREFRLLEYLLRHAGQVVTRTMLLEGVWDYHFDPGSNVTDVHISRLRRKIDEGEERRLLHTVRGSGYKLGADA
- a CDS encoding sensor histidine kinase, with the protein product MFALQIAGSAVVLLTVRSITEKQLTANATDEAGRLRATLLDGWASGGVDRLVRVAEARLDRSDRPQSVVLVIGRDGRVLAGNVAAWPPNVVIGPPSTIEIFRVARSQPEAMRVIGTVLPDGTRLLTGHVIEGELAFVGAMEAAMVAAMVVALLLAALAGWAAARLIAARLGRTAQTVAAVTAGDLAQRVALDGGNDAFEALGRSVNAMLDRIAMLVGELKLATDGLAHDLRSPLTRLRATLERALAAAESEEGRVAVLRAMDEGDRLLGMLDTALRITRAEAGIGREAFQPVDLSALVADVADMFEPLAEDRGLAIRVVDGGGVTVPANREMIGQAVANMVDNALKYGAGVIRVGVEQAEGSVAIIVADDGPGIPPDRRDDALRRFGRLDAARTESGAGLGLSLVAAVAHLHGGTLELGDNAPGLVARMTIAV